The following are from one region of the Hyla sarda isolate aHylSar1 chromosome 6, aHylSar1.hap1, whole genome shotgun sequence genome:
- the LOC130277537 gene encoding histone H1.0-B yields MTENAASTPASKPKRSRAAKKATDHPKYSDMILAAVQAEKNRSGSSRQSIQKYIKNHYKVGENADSQIKLSIKRLVTVGILKQTKGVGASGSFRLAKGDEPKKPAKKPKKEAKKVASPKKAAAKPKKAAKSPAKAKKPKAPEKKAKKVTKKKAAPSPKKVKKTKTVKAKPVKAPKVKKAKPAKPKAKSSPKKSTRKK; encoded by the coding sequence ATGACAGAGAATGCAGCCTCCACCCCGGCCTCCAAGCCCAAGAGATCCCGGGCAGCCAAGAAAGCAACTGACCACCCCAAATACTCTGACATGATCCTGGCCGCTGTCCAGGCCGAGAAGAACCGGTCGGGCTCCTCTCGTCAGTCCATCCAGAAGTACATCAAGAACCACTACAAAGTGGGCGAGAATGCTGACTCCCAGATCAAGCTGTCCATCAAGAGGCTGGTCACTGTGGGCATTCTCAAGCAAACCAAGGGAGTGGGTGCATCTGGCTCCTTCAGGTTGGCTAAGGGGGACGAGCCCAAAAAACCAGCAAAGAAACCCAAAAAGGAAGCTAAAAAAGTGGCTTCTCCCAAGAAAGCAGCAGCCAAACCCAAGAAAGCTGCCAAGTCTCCAGCCAAAGCCAAAAAGCCCAAAGCTCCTGAAAAGAAGGCAAAGAAGGTGACCAAGAAGAAAGCAGCTCCCTCTCCTAAGAAAGTCAAGAAGACAAAGACTGTTAAAGCCAAACCAGTCAAGGCACCCAAGGTGAAGAAGGCCAAGCCAGCCAAACCCAAGGCTAAGTCCAGCCCAAAGAAGTCCACACGAAAGAAGTGA